One Alligator mississippiensis isolate rAllMis1 chromosome 1, rAllMis1, whole genome shotgun sequence genomic window carries:
- the LOC102566607 gene encoding large ribosomal subunit protein uL22-like: MVRYSLDPENPTKSCKSRSSNLRVHFKNTRETAQAIKGMHIRKATKYLKDVTLKKQCVPFRWYNGGVRRCAQAKQWGWTQGRWPKKSAEFLLHMLKNAESNAELKGLDVDSLVIEHIQVNKAPKIRRRTYKAHGWINPYMSSPCHIEMILTEKEQIVPKPEEEVAQKKKISQKKLKNQKLMARE; encoded by the coding sequence ATGGTGCGCTACTCGCTGGATCCAGAGAACCCCACCAAGTCCTGCAAGTCCAGGAGCTCCAACCTCCGGGTCCACTTTAAGAACACTCGGGAAACTGCCCAAGCTATCAAGGGCATGCATATCCGGAAAGCCACCAAGTACTTGAAGGATGTGACCCTAAAGAAGCAGTGTGTTCCTTTCCGTTGGTACAACGGTGGAGTTCGTAGATGTGCCCAGgccaagcagtggggctggacacaGGGCCGTTGGCCTAAAAAAAGCGCTGAGTTCTTACTGCACATGCTCAAGAACGCCGAGAGTAATGCTGAGCTTAAAGGTCTTGATGTGGATTCTTTGGTAATTGAGCACATCCAGGTGAACAAGGCCCCTAAAATCCGCAGACGTACCTACAAGGCCCATGGTTGGATCAACCCCTACATGAGTTCCCCCTGTCACATTGAGATGATCCTCACTGAGAAGGAGCAGATTGTTCCTAAACCAGAAGAGGAAGTTGCACAAAAGAAAAAGATATCCCAGAAGAAGCTGAAGAACCAGAAGCTTATGGCTCGGGAGTAA